One Glycine max cultivar Williams 82 chromosome 3, Glycine_max_v4.0, whole genome shotgun sequence DNA window includes the following coding sequences:
- the LOC106794103 gene encoding uncharacterized protein produces the protein MKLWLARITITNKHYTLSLQKVTNTFRSTEQTMPMPMPMPKPKPMPEEQKMEYFMQVTEAPLSVAVQKLEKHGGNLNKALEEFYEKDSLQNPSQNEQHRSQKGLTVAEFLEAYPKKHGGSNLNKALEDFYEKDSLQNPGQNEQHRSQKGLTVAEFLEAYPKKKTLAELLDEGTEGSFSWQKWAASKIPLSHSQKTEAELLDEGTEGSSSWQKWAVPKILPSHSQKKQKAKWGQLPMSSSSKGPVKQKAIDPLTRPPKLPYSRIPDDKRREYLDRLWMDYSNAPNPIHITLHIPGGGCVGRIFVKSDTLEDVYGYLRLLGLGEYASESCRLATKSHVVVTVLKMAAQPWMN, from the exons ATGAAATTGTGGCTAGCGCGCATAACCATAACAAACAAACACTACACACTTTCACTGCAAAAAGTCACAAACACTTTCAGATCGACCGAGCAAACGATGCCGATGCCGATGCCGATGCCGAAGCCGAAGCCGATGCCAGAGGAGCAGAAGATGGAATACTTCATGCAAGTCACTGAAGCACCGTTGTCCGTCGCCGTTCAGAAATTAGAG AAACATGGAGGCAATCTAAATAAAGCTCTTGAAGAATTTTATGAAAAGGATTCGCTCCA AAACCCAAGTCAAAATGAGCAACATCGTAGCCAAAAGGGCTTAACAGTGGCGGAATTTTTGGAAGCATATCCCAAA AAACATGGAGGCAGCAATCTAAATAAAGCTCTTGAAGACTTTTATGAAAAGGATTCGCTCCA AAACCCAGGTCAAAATGAGCAACATCGTAGCCAAAAGGGCTTAACAGTGGCGGAATTTTTGGAAGCATATCCCAAA AAAAAAACACTGGCGGAATTGTTGGACGAAGGCACTGAGGGATCTTTTTCGTGGCAGAAATGGGCAGCTTCCAAA ATTCCTCTAAGTCATTCTCAGAAAACAGAGGCGGAATTGTTGGACGAAGGCACTGAGGGATCTTCTTCGTGGCAGAAATGGGCAGTTCCCAAA ATTCTTCCAAGTCATTctcagaaaaaacaaaaagctaAGTGGGGCCAGCTTCCAATGTCCTCGTCCTCAAAG GGCCCTGTCAAACAAAAAGCTATCGATCCATTAACACGGCCGCCTAAACTTCCGTATTCTCGCATACCAGATGATAAACGAAGGGAGTACTTAGACCGACTTTGGATG GATTATTCGAATGCACCTAATCCTATTCATATTACTCTTCACATACCGGGTGGTGGTTGCGTTGGACGTATCTTTGTCAAATCTGACACTCTTGAG GATGTCTATGGGTACTTACGCTTACTTGGATTAGGAGAATACGCGTCTGAATCCTGTAGACTT GCAACGAAATCCCACGTCGTTGTTACAGTATTGAAGATGGCAGCTCAACCTTGGATGAATTAG
- the LOC102663854 gene encoding uncharacterized protein, with product MPKPMRMEEKIKYFMQVTDAPWSVAVRKLQKHGGNLSKALEDLHNHIHITIHMPGGGCLRCIFVKSDNLQDVYGYLWQLGLGEYASESYRLETQFPGRCYSIEDGWLTLDELGLGNGGDLYLEKKK from the exons ATGCCGAAGCCGATGCGGATGGAGGAGAAGATCAAATACTTCATGCAAGTCACTGACGCACCGTGGTCCGTCGCCGTTCGGAAATTACAG AAACATGGAGGCAATCTAAGTAAAGCTCTTGAAGACTTACATAATCATATTCATATTACTATTCACATGCCGGGTGGTGGTTGCCTTCGATGTATCTTTGTCAAATCTGACAATCTTCAG GATGTCTATGGGTACTTATGGCAACTTGGATTAGGAGAATACGCGTCTGAATCCTATAGACTT GAAACGCAATTCCCAGGTCGTTGTTACAGTATTGAAGATGGCTGGTTAACCTTGGATGAATTAGGCCTTGGCAACGGTGGAGATTTGTACCTGGAGAAGAAGAAATAG
- the LOC106798126 gene encoding uncharacterized mitochondrial protein AtMg00810-like produces the protein MRIPLGLLGYTSSQSCKLKKSLYGLKQSNRQWYEKLSILLLTCGYSHAHADHSLFIKAHNSEFTALIVYVDDIVLIGNSLAEIERIKHILHTNFHIKDLGKLKYFLGIEVAHSHKGISLCQRKYCLDLLKDSGMLGCKPSSTPMDSSLRLHNDSSGFLDDPLSYRRLVGRLVYLTSTRPDIAFATQQLSQFMSKPTKPHHATVVRVLRYLKGCPGKGLFFPRTCSGHLLGFSDVDWATCIDSRCFITGYCFFIGNSLVSWKTKKQTIVSCSSSEAEYRALASATCELLWLSYLLRDLRIPLLKTPVLYYDNHNALHITVNPVFHERTKHLDIDCHLVCEKSQAGLMLLLLAPYSNQLADIFTKVLPPQSFNTNLSKLQLQNIFAPPACGGLIEETYNPSLNAT, from the coding sequence ATGAGGATCCCTCTTGGCTTGCTTGGTTACACATCAAGTCAGAGTTGCAAATTGAAGAAATCACTCTATGGATTAAAGCAATCCAACAGACAATGGTatgaaaaattatctattctaTTGCTGACTTGTGGTTATTCACATGCCCATGCTGATCATAGTCTATTCATCAAGGCTCATAATTCTGAATTTACTGCTTTAAttgtatatgttgatgacattgtgctGATCGGTAATTCCCTTGCTGAGATTGAACGCATTAAGCATattcttcacactaattttcacaTTAAGGATTTGGGGAAACTGAAATATTTTTTGGGGATTGAAGTTGCACATTCTCATAAAGGAATTTCATTATGCCAACGTAAGTATTGTTTGGATTTACTGAAAGATTCAGGTATGCTTGGGTGTAAGCCATCCTCCACTCCTATGGATAGTTCTCTTCGACTCCATAATGATTCCTCTGGTTTTCTTGATGATCCCCTATCTTATAGACGCCTAGTTGGAAGACTGGTCTATTTGACAAGCACACGCCCTGATATTGCCTTTGCTACACAGCAACTAAgtcaatttatgtccaaaccaACAAAACCCCATCATGCTACAGTTGTCCGCGTTCTTCGATATCTCAAAGGGTGTCCAGGCAAAGGATTATTTTTTCCAAGGACTTGCTCTGGTCATCTACTTGGGTTTAGTGATGTTGATTGGGCAACATGTATTGACTCTAGGTGCTTTATTACTGGTTATTGCTTCTTTATAGGCAATTCGCTTGTTTCATGGAAAACCAAGAAGCAAACTATAGTATCATGTTCCTCTTCTGAGGCTGAATATCGAGCACTTGCTTCTGCAACTTGTGAATTACTATGGCTTTCTTACCTTCTAAGAGATCTACGAATTCCTCTTTTAAAGACTCCCGTACTTTACTATGATAATCATAATGCTCTTCACATTACTGTCAATCCAGTCTTTCATGAACGCACCAAACATTTGGACATTGATTGTCATCTAGTCTGTGAAAAGTCCCAAGCTGGACTCATGTTACTGCTCCTAGCCCCTTATTCAAATCAACTTGCGGATATATTCACAAAGGTTCTCCCTCCTCAATCCTTCAACACCAATCTTTCCAAGCTGCAGTTACAAAACATTTTTGCACCTCCAGCTTGTGGGGGGCTAATAGAGGAAACATATAATCCTAGCTTAAATGCTACGTAA